DNA from Mucilaginibacter mallensis:
TATATATATTAATTTCTTCATGGTCTTACGTTTGTTTAAAATTTAACATCAACACCTAAACTAAAAGTGCGCGCCGGCGGATAGGCTGCATAGTCAATACCCGCAGTTTCAGCATTACCCCCACCTGTCGAACTCACTTCCGGATCAAAGCCTATATATTTTGTCACCGTTAGCAAGTTTTGGGCCTGTGCGTATATCCTTATGCTGCTGAAATATTTTGGTTTGCTAAAGGTGTAGCCAATATTAACCGTCCTGATTTTCAGGAATGAACCGTCCTCCAGAAACTCGCTTGAGTTAGGAAAATAATTTTGTGTTAAAAATGAAGGCCGCGGAATGTCAGTTATCTGGCCCGGGTGCGACCATGCGTTCAGTACCCGAGTATCGTTATTGGCATAAACGCCTCCTAAATAAGCACCTGATGGTGTTGACGCGCTGCTCCAGCCTAAGCTTTCATAAGTAGTACGAATAAGGTTGAACACTTTATTACCATAACTAAACTGCGTGGTAATAAGCATATCGAATTTTTTATACTTAAATGAGTTATTGAAACCACCGAAGAATTTCGGCCTTGCATTACCAATTACCGTTGCATCACGGGTAAAATTTACCTGGTCGGCGCGTTCCTTGGTACCATCTGCCGCATAATATAGCGCATCGCCATTAGCAGGGTTAACACCAGCAAATCGCACACCCAAAAATGTACCAACCGGCTGACCAACTTTTAAAATATTGGTAGGCGACTGATCGTTATAAGCGCTGATGTATTGATTATCAACAGCCAATGATTTAATAGTATTTTTCAGGAACGAGATATTGAAGGAGCTTGTCCAGGTAAAATCAGTGGTCTTAATATTATTGGTGTTCAACTGTATTTCCAAGCCCTGATCCTGGATTTTCCCAGAGTTTGCGTAAGCCCATTGAAAGCCTGTAGTACCCGGTATCTGTTGTTGATTTAACAGTTTGGTTTCATCAGAAACAAAATACTCGATTGAGCCATTTATAAAGTGGTTAAACAAATCGAAATCAGTACCAATGTTAAAGGTTTTATTGGTTTGCCAGGTCACCGGCTGTGGGCCTAAGATGTTATAAGGCACAAAGCCCGCGTCGCCATTATATTTTGCAGCACCCCAGTAAGCATAATCCTGGTATGAGGGCACATTATCCTGATCGCCTGATAAACCGTAGCTGACACGTAGTTTTAATGAGTTAACTACTTTATTATCCTGTAAAAAATTCTCGTCGGATAGGTTCCATCCTGCTGAAGCAGATGGGAAATATCCCCATTGGTGACCCGGAGCAAATTTTGATGAACCATCGGCACGCATAATAAATGAGAACAGGTATTTGCCGGCATAATCATAATTGGCACGCGAAATAAACGACCGGAGCGCATCGTACACCAATGGATACGGCACTATAAATACTAAAGGTGTAGCCGCATTATTAATATTTTGAACATCACCTGTTTGCGGGAAACCCTCTCCTCCGCTTTGCGACAACTGGATCTTACTTTGCTGCTGTGAATAACCCGCCAATAAGGTGATGTTATTTTTGCCGAAGCTATTTTGATACGTCAACAGGTTTTCATTTAACCATGTTAACGTTCTTGATTCACCTAATAAAAGCTTGCCATCAACCGCCTGCGCATCAACCGTAAGTGCTGAGAAAAACTGATTATCATTCACATCATTATAATCAATTGACCAGGTAGTTTTAAATTTAAATCCCTTTGCTATTTTATATTCTGCAAAAAGCGAAGAAATGAACCTGTCGGTATAAGTATGTGCATTGATCTCATTGGCTGATTTAACCGGGTTGTCAGATAACCAATAGGCCTGGTATTGGGTGAAATCGGCATATACACCCGGCGATGAATAAACCGGCATTAATGGCGATGCTCCCAGCGCATTGGTTACTATACCAGTATAGGTATTATCATTAAAGCTACGTTTATCGTCCGAATAGGATGCACTCATATTCATTCCAAATGTTAAATTCTTGGTGGCCTGGTCATCAATATTAGCGCGCAGGTTATAGCGTTTGTAATAGTTGTTGATAATGATACCATCCTGATCATAATAACTGCCACCGATAAAGAATTTGGTTTTATCTGTACCACCGCGAGCTGATAACTCATAATCAACAACGGGCGCGTTACGAAATATTGCATTCTCCCAGTTGGTGTTTATACCGCTGGCCAAATTATAATATGGAGCGGCAGGGTTAGCTATAGCATTGCCATTAGCATCAACAATACCTGCGCTTATCATATCCGATAAAGAAAAATGAGGATTGGGATTATTTGTGGCAATATCATTATGGTAAACCCAGATATCCTCTGAAATTGCCTTTTCTGTCAGATCGTAAAACTGTTGTGAATTTAAAAATGGAATTTCCTTTGCAACCGACTGTACCCCATAACTCATATTAAAATCAAGTACAGTCTCTCCTGCCTTGCCACGTTTGGTAGTAACCAATACTACGCCATTAGCTGCCCGCGAGCCATATATAGCCTTTGAAGCGTCCTTTAATATCTCTATTGATTCAATATCATCGGGGTTGATATCCGAAATTGAACTTATATTTTGACCGCTGCCTGTTGACTGCCCTGTAAGGTTATAAGCAGTACCTAATGATGAATTGCTTTCACTTTCCATGGGTACACCATCAATAACATATAATGGGTTTTGCGCTCCGCGGATGCTTACCAGTAAGCCTGCACCTGGTGTGCCTGATGGCTGCGTTACGTTTACGCCTGATAGCTTACCTTCAATACTGGCTGCCAGATTTGATACCGGCTGGTCTTTAAATTCCTTATTTTTAATTGATGATATGGCACCTGTAACCTCACTTTTCTTTTGGGTACCATAACCAACTACTACCACCTCCTTAAGTTCGTTCTTTGATTGGTCGAGCACTATGGCAATATTGCTTGCTCCTTTAACTGCAACCAGCTTTTTATCATACCCGGCTGATGATACCTGCAGTACAGCATCAGTACCATTCACTTTGAGTGTAAAGCTGCCGTCAACAGCGGTGCTTACCCCCTCATTAGTGCCTTTTATAAGTATGGATGCTCCTATTACAGGATTGCCCTGCGCATCTTTAACAGTTCCTTTTAAGGTTCGATCCTGTGCGGCGGCTAGCTGCGGCACCGTGCAACAAAGCCAGAGGATTACAAGACTAAATAATAAACGTAAAGTTTGCTTCATGGATGTGATTTTGGAGGTTAATGGAAGTTTTTTGTCTAAAAATCATCAATTATATATGCCGTATAAATTAATTTTTAAGTCAGGACCAGCATTTCAGTCTAAAAATCCCCTCACTAATCAATATAAATCACCTCATTTAGAAAAAACACCCGTTATTATTATAAATCTAAATATCACTAAGTCAGATGAGTAAAAATATAAGTCAAAATATTTTTTCGATTTATTTTTTAAATATTGATTTACAGATAGTTACATTTAGTCAAATTTAAGTATATTTATTGGTCAAAAGTTTGACAAAACTATATTGTTATGACCAGATGATTTATTCATAAAATTTAGCCTATTTTAATGCCAAATAGAAACCAATCAGCGTGATTTTTTGAAAAAACATCAGTATAATTAAAAAATATGCAGCTAACTGAAAAATTAAAGACCGCAATTGAAGATCATCCCAGCATTATTGCAGCACTAAAAAACAAGAGCCGTGAAAACAGGTGGGAAGGTTTTACACGTACGCAGTTTAATTTGGTTGCAAAGGTCATCAATAAGCAGATCAGCAAGGAAGTATTGGTTAACCCCGACCTGGTTGAGATGAGCCTTATTATAGGCAAGCAAAACTTCGAGAAGCAGCTCCGCGCCTTACGGTCAAGCCATATATATGATTTTATAAAATATTTAAGCACACTGGGCGAATACCGTGTTTTTAACTGGGTAAGCGGCAAAACATTGCAAAGCTATTGGAATGGTGGCGATGCCAAATATGTTAAGGTAAACGCGTTGACCGTTTTTTTACAGGTCCCGTTTGCGGAGTGGGACGAATGGCAAAAGATCCCGGATCAACGGATGGACCTGTATAATAGTAGCCTCTCCAGGCATTCATTTGCAGGCAATGGTTTTAACCGATCATCAATGGCTATAATAAAAAGCTATTACCTTGGTAATTACTTTCTTTATTACCCTAAAACCGATGGCAGCCGTAACATTGTAAAAACCCCCTTTATATTAAAGGAGCTTGATAATGGGCAGATCATCGTAAAATCGGTTTCTGAAGGGCACCGCTACAGCGGAAAAGTAATAGGGATAAGGGACGGATGCCTGTATATTAACTGCCAGAACCTCGATTTTGAGGAAATGGAGCAATATGTATTTAATATAGGGCTTGAAACCAAGCCAGAAGTGCTGTTTGGTGTTAGCACAACCGTAAGCGTAAGAAACCGCCGACCGGTAGCTTTGAAAAATATATTAGTTAAACAAACCCGGGACCAGAAGAATTTCGATGGCATCCCTGAAACTGAATTACCAATTGATAAAGTTTTTACTGTAGATGGCGAGGAAGCCATTATAGTTAACTACTTTAAACATAACACCAATTATATAATAACCACCAACAGCTGCCGCAAGCTGGATGATGTTAAAAAACTGGTGGCCGGATAAACACCAAATAGAATTTAAAGTCGGTCCGGTCATAACCCACAGCAAAATAGTTCGGCAGATGGGCTTATCCAGTGAAATACAGCATATATGTCGGGCCCCGACTATGGTTAATTAAACAGATCCAGCGACTTTATCCAAAGAATTATGCATACACAACAGCCTCACAGGTCTACAGCAACTTGCCGGAGCTGTTTTTACCATACTCTTATTCGTTGTCTTCCACTTTTCATTATTTCAAACGCACCAGCATCAGGATTCTTAGTATTTCACCTGTATCTATTCCTGTGGTAAAAACAAGGC
Protein-coding regions in this window:
- a CDS encoding SusC/RagA family TonB-linked outer membrane protein — translated: MKQTLRLLFSLVILWLCCTVPQLAAAQDRTLKGTVKDAQGNPVIGASILIKGTNEGVSTAVDGSFTLKVNGTDAVLQVSSAGYDKKLVAVKGASNIAIVLDQSKNELKEVVVVGYGTQKKSEVTGAISSIKNKEFKDQPVSNLAASIEGKLSGVNVTQPSGTPGAGLLVSIRGAQNPLYVIDGVPMESESNSSLGTAYNLTGQSTGSGQNISSISDINPDDIESIEILKDASKAIYGSRAANGVVLVTTKRGKAGETVLDFNMSYGVQSVAKEIPFLNSQQFYDLTEKAISEDIWVYHNDIATNNPNPHFSLSDMISAGIVDANGNAIANPAAPYYNLASGINTNWENAIFRNAPVVDYELSARGGTDKTKFFIGGSYYDQDGIIINNYYKRYNLRANIDDQATKNLTFGMNMSASYSDDKRSFNDNTYTGIVTNALGASPLMPVYSSPGVYADFTQYQAYWLSDNPVKSANEINAHTYTDRFISSLFAEYKIAKGFKFKTTWSIDYNDVNDNQFFSALTVDAQAVDGKLLLGESRTLTWLNENLLTYQNSFGKNNITLLAGYSQQQSKIQLSQSGGEGFPQTGDVQNINNAATPLVFIVPYPLVYDALRSFISRANYDYAGKYLFSFIMRADGSSKFAPGHQWGYFPSASAGWNLSDENFLQDNKVVNSLKLRVSYGLSGDQDNVPSYQDYAYWGAAKYNGDAGFVPYNILGPQPVTWQTNKTFNIGTDFDLFNHFINGSIEYFVSDETKLLNQQQIPGTTGFQWAYANSGKIQDQGLEIQLNTNNIKTTDFTWTSSFNISFLKNTIKSLAVDNQYISAYNDQSPTNILKVGQPVGTFLGVRFAGVNPANGDALYYAADGTKERADQVNFTRDATVIGNARPKFFGGFNNSFKYKKFDMLITTQFSYGNKVFNLIRTTYESLGWSSASTPSGAYLGGVYANNDTRVLNAWSHPGQITDIPRPSFLTQNYFPNSSEFLEDGSFLKIRTVNIGYTFSKPKYFSSIRIYAQAQNLLTVTKYIGFDPEVSSTGGGNAETAGIDYAAYPPARTFSLGVDVKF